The following are from one region of the Nicotiana tabacum cultivar K326 chromosome 3, ASM71507v2, whole genome shotgun sequence genome:
- the LOC142179579 gene encoding uncharacterized protein LOC142179579, translating to MQDSTTRAFESSSSSSGDGSNDAGDFECNICFELAQDPIVTLCGHLYCWPCLYRWLRLHSQSHECPVCKALIQEEKLVPLYGRGRTSTDPRSKPIPGLEIPNRPAGQRPETAPQPQSNNIPNLGFGHMGGFFPTATARFGNFTMSAGFGGLFPSLLSFQFHGFPGPTAYPTTSNYPFGYTPAYHGPHVRNAQDTTQVQADSNIKFMFLLVGFLVLIYLLG from the coding sequence ATGCAGGACTCAACTACCAGGGCATTTGAAagctcttcttcttcctctgggGATGGGAGCAATGATGCTGGTGATTTTGAATGCAATATCTGTTTTGAATTGGCGCAAGATCCCATTGTGACACTCTGTGGTCACCTCTACTGTTGGCCATGCCTTTATAGATGGCTACGTCTTCACTCACAATCCCATGAATGCCCTGTTTGTAAGGCCCTTATTCAGGAGGAGAAATTAGTTCCTCTTTATGGCAGAGGAAGGACTTCTACTGATCCCAGATCGAAACCAATCCCAGGCCTTGAAATTCCTAACAGGCCTGCAGGACAACGACCTGAAACGGCTCCTCAACCTCAATCAAATAATATTCCTAATCTTGGATTTGGTCATATGGGAGGATTTTTTCCAACAGCAACTGCAAGATTTGGTAACTTTACAATGTCGGCTGGTTTTGGTGGATTGTTCCCTTCGTTACTCAGCTTCCAGTTTCATGGATTCCCTGGCCCGACAGCATATCCTACCACCTCAAATTACCCATTTGGATATACTCCTGCATATCATGGGCCACATGTTCGTAACGCTCAAGACACAACCCAAGTACAGGCAGATAGCAATATTAAGTTTATGTTCTTACTTGTTGGTTTTCTTGTGCTCATTTATTTGTTGGGTTAA
- the LOC142178580 gene encoding uncharacterized protein LOC142178580 — protein MRSNPNRRNPDHWCEFHNDHGHNTAYCRLLQGEVDHLLKQGYLTELFSEKGKQAYMKNRQDPPKPPSFKRTVNVISGGEEINGVTFTAANKVSKVTIIHGKRVRHVLEEESSFVNIILLRVLNEIQAEDKLVPKAHTLSGFDISSVVTKGEVTLTIFTEGVVKDTKFQVVEIEMAYNMILGRPWIHEIDVVPSTLHQVIKFPSPWGVR, from the exons atgagatcaaatccaaatagacgtaATCCTGACCactggtgcgaatttcacaacgatcatggTCATAATACAGCATATTGTAGATTGTTACAAGGGGAAGTCGACCATCTTTTAAAGCAAGGGTATCTCACCGAATTATTTAGTGAAAAGGGTAAGCAAGCATACATGAAAAACAGGCAGGATCCCCCTAAACCTCCTTCTTTCAAAAGGACCGTTAATGTTATAAGCGGGGGAGAAGAAATCAACGGCGTGACATTTACAGCAGCCAATAAAGTTTCTAAAGTTACAATTATCCACGGGAAGCGAGTCCGACATGTTCTGGAGGAAGAAA gtagtttcgTGAACATTATCTTGCTAAGAGTACTAAACGAGATACAAGCTGAAGATAAGCTAGTACCAAAGGCACATACCTTGTCTGGATTTGACATTTCAAGCGTTGTGACAAAAGGGGAGGTAACACTTACCATATTCACAGAAGGGGTTGTCAAAGATACGAAATTTCAGGTGGTAGAAATAgaaatggcttacaatatgattctcgggagaccatggatccatgagaTAGATGTCGTTCCGTCTACCTtacatcaggttattaaatttccatcaccatggggagTACGATAA